In the genome of Raphanus sativus cultivar WK10039 chromosome 9, ASM80110v3, whole genome shotgun sequence, the window GTGTGCGAATTGGCTGAGTAGAGTATGAAATACTTTTGGTCTTACCTTTTATTGGAGCAACAAGAGAAAGTGCCGGAGATATCTACTCAGAATGGTTTGATCATCTTGCTTCTCTTGTTTGTGTCTTTACTATAAGAATAGATGAAAAATCCTCAAGAaggttttcaaattattattggTATTCTTTTGTTGTTTCTAGAGTGAAAACCCTAGTTGGAGAATGGGGAGTCTCTAAGGGGaaagttagagagagagagaaagagagtggCAAAAGGCATTTTGGTGGTATGAGCCAGAAAGAAGATGAATATAATGCGATTGCAAAAAGACAAATTGGCCTCAACTGATTGAGGACCTAAAATAGTGAACTAAAAAGGAATAACTCTGAACCATGGAAAATTTAACtccatttaataaattttcagtAATTGATTACTTTGGGATACAAAGTTACAAAGACATCAGAACTGTTGAGAATCTGAGCAAATCCGGCATATGTGTAGTGGCATTTTGTTTGATTGAATTCAAGTTAATTCAACTGTTAACATATATAACCCGGCCCTCTTGatattatcttaatttttcCGAAGAATAAtgatatatacttttaaattttctaattaaataaTCGATTAATTGAATATTTTGTTCGTGTGGAAGTTTTCTTGGTCAAGTGGTTTAATTAATGGTTCATTAAAGCTTTTACACTACAAAGTTTAAATTTCAATTCTTGAAAAAGATAAATTATGTAGAATATTGGAGAGAAGACTTAGAGGAGATCTTCATGTTAAAAAAGGTCTAGAGGAGATCTTCATCATAGTGCAAGAAGCACTATCAGAAATGAATTTTATTGGGCGGTTCATGGTGATGCTAGGAGATCTTTGTAATGTTTCTCATAGATTATAATAGCATACTTAAccaatgaacaaaaaaataatgttttgttcATTCAATATTTGGGCATACCCTGATGATTGACTAGTTGAGGcacatgtttaaaatataaagaagtTGTAAATAGCgcatattttcttatataatccGAATTTttcagaattaaaaaaataaaacaacatatttctttatactataccgcattatcattttaattaatttaaaattagtatAATCTTACATTCTTACATGGACATCATCAATTAAATTTACTTGTTAAATCATAAGATTTAGtttattagtaaaaatataagaCACAAATATATGatcacaaaataaaaagttaccAATTTACTGTTTTGTCGTATTTCTTTTCATATCAGTAAATCATGTATATACATATTGAACGTCCCAAACATTAAATATATGAGCCAAGAAAGTAAATCCTATGAGGTTCTACAGAACAAAGTAgtctttaatttgttttatttaaatcaaacaaacTATTTTGTATCCTTTAAACCCAAGTGCTTTAGCAAACAAAAATGATTAGTACCAAGGCATTATTGTttccataatatatatttataccaaATTCCATAAGTGCAATATTTGGTAGCATGTGCGTGGATTGTACCAATGATTATATGAGATAATCAATCATTGGCAAGCCTTACTTTGCGTATTCATATTTTCATAACGGTACTTTACGTATTTGATATCCTAATTAGATTTCATCAGTGCATATCAAGGTTCTAAAAATTGGCCGCCTATGCGGTAACTGAATCCTATCCTAAatgatttttctaaaatctgatttataatgatttatacAATTTgaattggtttaaatattttaaataggttaAAATATCcatcaaaattaatttaaatatattaaattaatcaataatgttaatataaatctacaaatttgatttatttttattttttttatatatctaattttgataatttatcacaataattttataactaaaatcaaaaactaattatctcatataaatgtataatatatataaataaatcaataattcaTTAACGCCAAGATCTCGCATAACCCGAATAATCCGTCTAATCGATATTTTCATATGAAACGCATAGTTACCGCCCAGCGATTTCTTGAAATAATACGAAACCCAAAGAAATGCGAAAAAGGAAAATATCCAAATTTAGATCCGGAAAAATGAAGCACATGAATACGCATATACCTATGGCGAATGCAAATATATTAAGCTATGATCGTATTATAAATAAGCCAATGTGGAGACCAAACAAACAAAGCAAATGTGACGTCCAAGAAAAGGAGAAGTCGAGTGTGTATGCTAATTgctaaattatatattcatataaaaagaaaataattgtattATGTATTAAATGCATGCACCTAAAAGTCGGTAAGGTTTGCTATCAGTTGAACAATTGGGAAgcgagttttcttttttttttttaactcaacatCAACTATTTCATTAACCTATAAATTGGTACAACTCATTTCACCACACCAGTTTAACCACACATACAACAATGCATCTTAGCAACACCCTGGAACACTTACTAGGTGATTTCTCACTCGGATCCAGCGCAACCTAGAGTACATCATTGTATTTTTGACCACTGTGAGAACAAGTTCATCCCAAGACTCGGAATAAACCGTCTCTTAGACCACCTAATTCTACCACTAAAAAACAGATAACAAAACATGACTATAACCTATAAGACTTCTATATTGAGAGAACATTGAAGCACATAGCACCCTGGAACTTAGAATGGGACTGTTAAAATACAGCCAGTTGCTGCATCGCCCGTAAGACGCATACTCTCGCCAAAGAAGACCATACGCTATAATCAGTGGTTCTGAAACTGTTAAAAATCGGGTTGAGGCAGTGGCTCCATCCACGTCGAGCCAGAACCCTGCAAGTTAGGAGAAGTAGCTCCACTACCGGATCTGTCACTAGATCGGTATCGCGAATGTGATGCTACTAAACGCATTGAACACCAAGCTTCATGGCTTCTTCCGTAGACCACACGGAAGAGCTTGAGACTGGCCACGTTCCACCTCCGAGAACCGGAGGACGGACTCCTCTTACTGGTCGCTCTACACGCCAATGACGTAGCTTCGTTTGATCAAAGTGAAGTACGGGAAGCGAGTTTTCTTGCTCGCCTCCTACCTcatcttttcctttttctttttagcaAGAAATAATATTGGTGcatagtcaaaaaaaaatattggtgcATAGTCAAGTAATAATActatacataaaaaaaattacagaacGGTTTAAATGTTAGTATGTCATATATAATGAAAGTTAAAACAGGTACTACTTTGACTTTCTTGAATTTAAATGCATATTTTGAAAGGGAAATTATTAATagccaatattttttttttttggtaatcatgttAAACTTTCATACCATTTTCAAGAGTTTACATGTTGCTTAGCAACTTATTAGAgcgaaaaaaaagaaacaaagaaacaaaaacaaccCAAACACAGCTAGAGATAAGAGAAAGATACAAAAAGGAATCAAGGCGGTCTTGTGCAGGCGAAGAAGAACTGCAGTAGAGGTGGCTGGAAAGCTGGCGACGGCTTGATAGAGAGAAGTCTGTCCCTGATCTGGCGATCCACAGCAGACCGCACTCCGAAGGCCGATGTTACCTGCGTAGTAAAGATCCTCTTGTTCCTTTCTTTCCATATCAAGTAAATGGAGGATTGGAACATGAGTCTAATGATGTACCGAGCTTGCGGCGAAGATGATCGATGCAGGTTAATCCATGCAGCTACAGAATGAATGTCCTGCGGTGGATTATCCCATACCTTACTTGCAAAATAATTCCAAACCGAGGATGAAAAGCTACACTCAAAGAAAAGATGGTGATGTGTCTCAGGAGCAGCAGAGCATAGGACACAGACCTCCGGTACAGACATTCCCCATCTTCTCAATCTGTCCCTCGTTGGCAAACGACGAAGCATAGCAAGccaacactacaagaaaaatgagaTATTGTGACTACATCTTGAGACCACCTGTTTTCGTCACAATTTAGTTACGATTTTAATACGTTGTTGTGACTATGTTTCTTCGTCTTAATTCTGTAGTTATTTTGTCACAATATTGTGACGATATAAGTCGTTGCAAGGTTTCGTCACAACTAAATACGTAATTGTTACTATAGTATTAAACGTAACAGTCGTGACAGAATGGTGACTATATGTAGCGTCACAAAGTGGATACGAAACTGCGACAGAAATATGAGTCTCTGTTTGTAACTTAACTGTGACTCAAATTTAGTTGCTAATTAACAccaaataaaacaatttatcgTTGCAAGCATTACATGATTGGTTACAAGTTTAGtttataacaaatatttacataataacaaaaaccatttaaaaaggaaaaattctTTTACAAACATATGCTAATGTTACGTATATAACAATCTTTAAGAACTATATTCCTTATCTGATATAGAATATACTTTACTATTTcctgtttatattattaattaaaatcatgatatcagaaaaaatcataatatatagaaaacatacgACCATTAAAAACATATCAGAAAGAATCCAATTACAATAACGAtagaaataagaaaatgttgaTCCAGTGCACGTTGAAACACTAACACATGTACATGGTCAACAAAAATTTAGACTTTGCTGCAATGCAATATGAAAACGTTGATCCAGCGCACGTTGAGACACTAACACATGTACATGGTCAAGCAGAAGATTTTGAGTATATGGAAAAGGAAGTAGAACTTAGATCAGAGGCCGAAGATGGAAATCATGATATCGAACTAAGTGATAAAGACTCTGATTAGTTTATTAGAAAATTACGTACGAAAAATTTAATACTTTTCAAAGACAAAATTTGGGTTCACCCACTTTTAAATTCACctctattaaatttatttttaaattgataaaaaaaagaataacgcTAATTTTAACGATACTGACGCCGCCAACTAAAccgtaaattttatattataaagtataaaccttatatcctaaacctaaaccctataccataaatccaaattctaaacccaaattctaaactctaaataccCAAACCTATACCTTGAACCCAAATCGTagaccctaaacctaaaccgtaaatcttaaatccaaattctatatcctaaactcaaatACTAGATCCTAAACCTaatcgtaaaccctaaacctaaagtatagaccctaaacccataCCGTAAATCATAAACACAAACCCTAAAGCTTGACACtataaaatttgggtttagggtttacaatttgggtttaggatttaaaatttggatttaggataaAATGTTTGGATTTAAgatttaaggtttgggtttagggtcttcAATTTGAATTTaaggtatagagtttgagtttaaggtttatggtttagaatttaaaatttacggTTTAGTTGGTGGCGTCAATATTGTTAAAATTGgtgttatttttttagttattttaaaataaatttaatattttttatttaattatctatgtGGTACTTTGATTAGTCATGGAAAAATatgtgaatttaaaggttcatcTTAAAAGGTGAacgttttgttctttttttaataCAGTAGTACTTATTTTATTAGAAAACTACATACGAAAATTTTACTTTGGAACTTTGGTCATTAAAGGCGGGATTCTGAAACTCTAAAGATACACCGCTATAAATTTTGCCAAAAAAACCTTAAATATTAAGGCTTTTTTAGTGATTAAATATCATTAAGCCGTCAAAAACCCTAATGTTTTTCTCAATATATAAACAGCTTCACAATTCACTGTCAAAATTATAACCCTAAAGtactttctcttttctcttgaAACTTTTTCTCTAGCCGAATCTAGTGGTGTTCCAAGGTTTGTATTATGTCACCGTTAATCCTTGTTATTTATCGTTTACATGTATGCAATATATCATCAAAATCGAATAGGTTGAAAGATTGCTGAGTCTTTATCAATGGTTGCTTTGATTCTTGTGCTTCACCAATTTCTTAATTAACTTTATAATCTTTGGATCTAATTAATTAAGGTTCTTTAGAATTGTGCCGTTAGATAACTATAATAGACCACTTCTGAAACAATTTCGATAactattaattattaaaagagaagttgATTGTTTTATATTCTTGTCATTTAGGTAGGACTAAGATATGTATACTGAGTGCACCGCTTGAGAATAATGAGAAGcacttttaataatttatgatGTTGAGAGTCCGAATAATTGCAGAGAAATGTGATGAATATGTTCAAGAACGCTTGTCAGAAATTGAATCTTCTAATGGAGAGGATTTGACGAAAGAAAATCTCACCCATAATGAGGAAAATGAAATCTATTCTAAGGTAAGATCTCAAACTTTTGTGTTACTTTTAATTTGTTTGCGCTTAAATCTGTGTGTTTACATGGTAGTATAGTTTCTTAGTTCTGAACATTGTTTTTATTGCTTTTATATGTGACTATAATATCTAAGTTGTAAAATGTGACTTTTGTAGATTGTAAGGAACATCAAAACAAGGTCGTATATTTTGACTTGGATCACTCCAAAGAGCTGTGCCTTTAGAGTCTTCGACGGCAGCTTGAAGCTGATCTGCTTCAACAcaaattagtttggtttatgGTGCTATTTctggttttggttttttt includes:
- the LOC130500235 gene encoding uncharacterized protein LOC130500235; translation: MSVPEVCVLCSAAPETHHHLFFECSFSSSVWNYFASKVWDNPPQDIHSVAAWINLHRSSSPQARYIIRLMFQSSIYLIWKERNKRIFTTQVTSAFGVRSAVDRQIRDRLLSIKPSPAFQPPLLQFFFACTRPP